The Styela clava chromosome 10, kaStyClav1.hap1.2, whole genome shotgun sequence genome window below encodes:
- the LOC144428201 gene encoding uncharacterized protein LOC144428201 produces the protein MASQDNREEGISKFTPTADNPNYVNSDVNSELLASSSGMSKEIEETMSDIPNVDLRCLSKQVQHLTDEMKGEDDALSIAGSACSNCSHKTEKSSISQQSNSSLVSLRLKYKTNLADLKVKQKYQQEEDRLMKEFQSSMSNLKLRREIEINEACLSVLDEEEVKLQLESNELSAIASQDSGKVPESSSCHGEPLLLQLEGTKQLKLTNQNLGETSKLPICHGEPSLSQLESTKSLKLTERKLDGASKLPICHQEPSLPTSASYVYSVSGSTRHLQTPSTIICSSHPQFVNSVVQHLPIDGQCYTQNAMQSVPFSYGYAPMSNLTSPQSLYSTVRQGDNLLSQLNGHDIVNNHPFSSGIKTTCDRSADRGGAQYRLPEIKIEVFTGEIIKYPSWETAFNGLVDNKAACVEQKLNLLNQYLSGEPKELVQGYLLLQTEDAYVMAKEELKRRYGNSNLISKAFATKLKEWPNIAPHDPISIRRFSDFLNQLLAAKRRFQCLGILDYSQENTNIVAKLPYDVINLWRIEVRKYKQEKKNENAYPSFDVLVRFVYDQAENANIPELSDLKKESRASYHKVDMSNRRSKVVVLSTSTKEECKSQCKFCNKDHFLQDCEKFISLSRMDKKRFILSNKLCFACGSGSGHFARNCKDKAKCKICQKTHMTCFHQAEKQKTSEQTTSLCTTTSNKIDQLHDIECDLSMILPVWIRDKGDHSKEVLSYCILDEQSNTGFISHQVQEELGVKGHETSITLSTMFKSNVAIATRKVSCLEVLSYDRKVCIGLPPVYTREEIPIRRSQIPTPDKARAWPHLEKIADLIPPYHPIVPVGLLLGNNIPSVLRPREIIAGHDDQPYAQRSILGWGIVGAVRRSSLKPAVSHLIDTDVSNHDVDIYSEVTCRFALLTKTKEIIEPHHLQRMPELEFTERENKYSELPIDDSRFLKISSENIVRTNDGHFEMPLPLKSREVSLPNNRSLALRRLLQLKRRLLKDERFKNDYLLQGPNLMSNLVGILWRFRQDSIAVVSDIKSMFHQFYVKEEDRNLLLFLWWEDSNFNRSIVEFRMKSHPFGAASSPGCANFGLKRCADEGEAEYGEAAANYIRQDFYMDDGLKSVATVEEAVDLIQQSRALCASAGLKLRKFISNNREVLESIPEDERAKDIKTLDVTVDPLPIERTLGIVWCIESDDFQFKIEIQDLPFTRRNILSSVSSIFDLAGFLAPVVLRGKMILQELCKEKYDWDDPVPNYLRSKWENWRNEILELERLKIPRCYKPEDFGRISSVELHSFSDASEIGYGQCTYLRLTNERGEIHCSFVMGKARVAPLKQITIPRMELTAAVISAKMSDLIVRELEYKDISVFHWVDSKVVLGYINNDAKRFHVFVANRVQQIHDLSKSDTWFYIDSSANPSDDASRGISARELLYDSRWLRGPEFLWQQDQSWKSSLYKADEETENCLIEETINRQTSY, from the coding sequence ATGGCAAGTCAAGACAACCGAGAAGAAGGAATATCAAAGTTCACACCAACAGCTGACAATCCAAATTATGTCAATTCTGATGTCAATTCCGAGTTGCTTGCATCTTCGAGTGGTATGTCAAAAGAAATAGAAGAAACAATGAGCGATATACCCAATGTGGATTTAAGGTGCCTTTCCAAACAAGTTCAGCATTTAACTGATGAGATGAAAGGTGAAGATGATGCACTTTCAATTGCTGGTTCTGCTTGCTCTAATTGCAgtcacaaaacagaaaaaagttcaatttctcAACAAAGCAACTCCAGCCTTGTTTCACTTAGactgaaatataaaacaaatcttGCTGACCTGAAAGTAAAGCAAAAGTATCAGCAAGAGGAGGATAGACTAATGAAGGAGTTCCAGTCATCAATGAGCAATCTTAAGCTTCGAagagaaattgaaataaatgaagcCTGCCTATCTGTTCTTGATGAAGAAGAAGTGAAACTTCAACTGGAAAGTAATGAGCTCTCGGCTATAGCCAGTCAGGACTCTGGTAAGGTTCCAGAGTCGTCAAGTTGCCATGGAGAGCCATTGCTATTACAACTGGAAGGTACCAAGCAGTTGAAATTAACCAATCAAAATTTAGGTGAGACATCTAAGTTGCCAATATGCCATGGAGAGCCATCTCTATCACAATTAGAGAGTACCAAGTCTTTGAAATTAACCGAACGGAAATTAGATGGGGCTTCCAAGTTGCCAATATGTCACCAAGAGCCATCTTTACCAACATCAGCTAGTTATGTTTATTCTGTTTCTGGTTCAACAAGACATTTGCAAACACCATCAACCATAATTTGCTCATCACATCCACAATTTGTAAATTCTGTCGTGCAGCACCTTCCAATCGACGGTCAATGTTACACACAAAATGCCATGCAAAGTGTTCCATTTTCATATGGGTATGCACCAATGAGCAATTTAACATCTCCACAAAGCCTGTATTCTACTGTGAGACAAGGTGATAACTTGCTAAGCCAGCTCAATGGTCATGACATTGTCAACAATCACCCCTTTTCCAGTGGAATTAAGACAACATGTGATAGATCAGCAGATAGAGGAGGAGCTCAATATAGACTTCCAGAAATTAAAATTGAAGTATTCACTGGGGAAATTATTAAATATCCATCATGGGAGACTGCATTCAATGGTTTAGTTGATAACAAAGCGGCATGTGTAGAACAAAAGTTGAATTTGCTCAACCAATATTTGAGCGGTGAGCCGAAGGAACTTGTGCAAGGTTATTTGTTACTTCAGACCGAAGATGCATATGTAATGGCAAAGGAGGAGCTGAAGCGAAGGTATGGGAATTCAAATTTGATAAGTAAAGCGTTTGCTACTAAATTGAAAGAATGGCCCAATATAGCACCACATGACCCAATTAGCATAAGAAGGTTTTCTGACTTCCTAAATCAACTTCTGGCTGCAAAAAGGCGGTTTCAGTGTTTGGGTATTCTGGATTACTCCCAAGAAAATACGAATATTGTGGCAAAGTTGCCATATGACGTTATAAACTTGTGGAGAATTGAAGTTAGAAAGTATaaacaagaaaagaaaaatgaaaatgcttATCCATCTTTTGATGTTCTTGTAAGATTTGTGTACGATCAAGCAGAGAATGCCAACATTCCAGAATTGAGTGATCTCAAAAAAGAATCTAGAGCATCATATCACAAAGTCGATATGTCAAACAGAAGATCCAAGGTTGTGGTGCTATCCACTTCAACAAAAGAAGAGTGTAAATCACaatgtaaattttgtaataagGATCATTTTCTCCAAGATTGTGAGAAGTTCATTAGTTTATCAAGGATGGACAAGAAACGATTCATTCTAAGCAACAAACTTTGTTTTGCGTGTGGCTCAGGAAGCGGTCATTTTGCACGAAATTGTAAAGATAAGGCGAAGTGCAAAATATGCCAGAAAACTCATATGACTTGTTTTCATCAAGCAGAAAAACAAAAGACGTCAGAGCAGACCACATCTTTATGCACTACGACCAGTAACAAGATTGACCAATTGCATGACATCGAATGTGACTTATCTATGATACTTCCAGTGTGGATCAGAGATAAAGGTGATCATAGTAAGGAAGTTTTGTCTTATTGCATTCTAGATGAGCAATCTAATACAGGCTTCATCAGTCATCAGGTCCAGGAAGAACTTGGTGTCAAGGGACACGAAACCAGCATAACTCTATCAACAATGTTCAAAAGCAATGTGGCCATTGCAACTAGAAAAGTATCATGTTTGGAAGTGCTCAGCTATGATCGTAAAGTGTGTATAGGATTGCCACCGGTGTACACTCGAGAAGAAATTCCAATTAGACGATCACAAATACCCACACCAGATAAGGCAAGGGCATGGCCTCATTTAGAAAAAATTGCTGATTTAATTCCACCATATCATCCAATCGTTCCAGTTGGATTATTGCTTGGGAACAACATTCCTAGTGTACTGAGACCTAGAGAAATAATTGCTGGCCATGATGACCAGCCATATGCTCAAAGGTCAATTCTGGGCTGGGGAATTGTTGGAGCAGTGCGGAGGTCGTCACTCAAACCAGCTGTTTCTCATCTGATTGATACCGATGTAAGCAACCATGATGTAGATATTTATTCTGAAGTAACATGCAGATTTGCTTtattgacaaagacaaaagaaaTTATTGAGCCTCACCATCTACAGCGAATGCCGGAGCTAGAATTCACAGAGCGTGAAAATAAATACAGCGAGCTTCCCATTGATGACTCtcgatttttgaaaatttcatcagaAAATATAGTCAGAACCAATGATGGTCATTTCGAAATGCCTCTGCCTTTAAAGTCTAGGGAAGTTTCATTACCAAATAATAGATCACTAGCATTGCGTAGACTGCTCCAACTTAAAAGGAGACTACTGAAAGACgaaagatttaaaaatgacTACCTTTTGCAGGGTCCGAATTTAATGTCAAATTTGGTTGGAATTTTGTGGAGATTCAGGCAAGATTCTATTGCAGTAGTAAGCGATATTAAGTCCATGTTCCACCAGTTTTATGTAAAAGAAGAAGACAGAAATCTCCTACTGTTCTTATGGTGGGAAGATAGCAACTTTAACAGAAGTATCGTAGAATTTCGAATGAAAAGTCATCCATTTGGAGCAGCCAGCAGTCCAGGTTGTGCAAACTTTGGTTTAAAACGATGTGCTGATGAAGGAGAAGCCGAATACGGAGAAGCGGCAGCTAACTATATTCGACAGGATTTCTATATGGATGATGGGTTGAAGTCTGTGGCTACAGTTGAAGAAGCAGTTGATTTAATTCAACAGAGTCGAGCACTCTGTGCCAGTGCTGGCCTCAAATTGCGTAAATTCATATCTAATAACCGTGAAGTGCTTGAATCCATACCAGAAGATGAAAGAGCTAAGGATATTAAAACTCTGGACGTCACAGTTGATCCTCTACCAATTGAAAGAACTTTGGGTATTGTCTGGTGTATTGAATCTGACGATTTTCAGTTCAAAATAGAAATACAGGATCTTCCGTTTACTAGAAGAAACATCCTCTCTTCGGTGAGCTCTATTTTTGATCTTGCGGGATTTTTAGCACCAGTTGTTTTAAGaggaaaaatgattttacaagaactctgcaaagaaaaatatgactGGGATGACCCAGTGCCTAATTATTTGCGAAGTAAGTGGGAAAATTGGCGCAATGAAATTCTAGAATTGGAGCGACTGAAGATTCCTCGCTGTTATAAACCTGAAGACTTTGGCCGTATCAGCTCTGTTGAACTTCATAGTTTCTCGGATGCCAGTGAAATTGGTTATGGCCAGTGTACTTATTTGAGACTGACTAATGAGCGGGGTGAGATTCATTGCAGTTTTGTTATGGGAAAGGCTCGTGTAGCCCCGTTGAAGCAAATCACAATACCAAGAATGGAGCTGACTGCAGCTGTGATCTCAGCAAAAATGAGTGACCTAATTGTTCGGGAGCTCGAGTATAAGGACATCAGTGTTTTTCATTGGGTGGATAGCAAGGTAGTTCTCGGCTACATAAATAATGACGCAAAAAGATTTCATGTGTTCGTAGCTAACCGTGTGCAACAGATACACGATTTGAGTAAATCTGATACATGGTTTTACATCGATTCATCTGCGAATCCTAGTGATGACGCCTCAAGAGGCATAAGTGCAAGAGAACTTCTTTATGATTCTCGCTGGCTAAGAGGACCAGAATTTCTTTGGCAACAAGATCAGAGTTGGAAAAGCTCATTATATAAAGCTGATGAGGAAACTGAAAATTGTTTGATAGAGGAAACGATAAATCGGCAAACTAGTTATTGA